GGAAGTTCATCAATAATTGAAACATCCATTTCCCCATAGGCCGTAATCGCTAATGTGCGCGGGATTGGTGTGGCAGTCATAAATAAGACATCTGGCCGTAACCCTTTTTCCCGTAAAACGCGTCGTTGATTCACACCAAAACGGTGCTGCTCATCAGTAATCACTAAACCTAAATTGGCAAAAATGACATCTTCTTGAATTAATGCATGAGTTCCTACTACCACATCTATTTCTCCGTTTGCAAGTTGTTCTAAAATAATTCGGCGTTCCTTTGCCTTAGTGGAACCCGTTAAAAGCGCAGTAGAAACTTCTAAAGGATCAAATAATTGATTTAAACTCTCCATATGCTGTTGAGCCAAAATTTCTGTTGGTACCATTAAAGCTCCTTGAAAACCTGCTGTCATAGTAGCGTATAAAGCAATAGCTGCTACTACCGTCTTTCCGCTACCAACATCACCTTGCAATAGTCGCTGCATATGTAGCGGACTTTTTAAATCTGCACAAATTTCATTGGTAACTTTTTTTTGCGCAGCAGTCAATTCAAAAGGCAGACTCGCTATAAAGGATTTCAGACGCTTTACATCGTACTGAATAGCAAGACCATTAATTGCGGCTTTTTCTACTTGCTTTAGAGACTGTAACTTCATTTGAAAGATAAAGAATTCTTCAAAAACTATACGTCGTTTGGCTTGATGGCTTTCTTCTTTATCAGTTGGAAAATGCATGGCATACATGGCTTTTTCACGATCTAGCAACCGATACTTTTCTTTTAATGACCGAGGTAGATTTTCTTCAATTTGATTTTTGTAAAGATCAAAAGCCTGACGAATCAAATCAATTAATGTCTTTTGCTTAATGCTTTTATTAACGTGATAAATTGGGGCAAAATCATCATCTGTACCGGATCCTAAAATTTTCATCCCAGTCATCGCTTTACGTTTTGCATCCCATTTGCCATAAACTGCTAATTCTTCACCCAAAATAACTTTATCTTTTAAATAGGGCTGATTAAAAAAAGAAACATTAAAAACTACATGATCTTGCATCATGCGAAATTTTAACATCGATTTTTTGTAACCAAAGCGGTTCACCACTGCTGGTGCAACTACGACTCCTTTCAAAGTAACTTTTTCTTGATCAGCCAATTCCGTTAAATCCCGTTCTTTAATATCATCATAGCGAAAAGGATAATAACTTAGTAAATCTTCCACTGTAACAATTCCTAAACTCGCTAAATCTTGGGCTCGTTTTGGTCCAACCCCTTTTAAAAAATCAACTTCTGTTTTCAGTCCTGCTGCCACTTTCCCACCTCAGTTCTTCATAAAAAATAAATAAAAGGTGAAACCAGGCTCGTCTTTGGGAGTAGCTGGTTTCACCTGCAATTTAGCAAATTTATTTTATTCTGCTGCAAATAAGTATGGATATACCGGTTGATTTCCTTCGTGGATTTCAACTTCTAAATCCTCATGTTTAGCTAGTAACGCTTCTGCAATTGCTTTTGCATCTTTTTCTTTGGTTTCATCACCAAAAATAATTGTAATAATTTCAGTATCTGCTGTAATCATTTTTTCCAAAGTTGTCAAGGCTGTTTTCATTTGATCAGAATTTGAAATAACGATTGCACCGTCCACCATGCCTAAGAAGTCGCCTTCATGAATTTCAATACCATCAATATTAGTATCGCGAATGGCATGCGTCACAGAACCAGAAATAACATCTGCTAATGCATCTGTCATTGCCTGTTTATTAGCTTCTAAATCTGCTTGTTCATTAAAACTTAACATAGCAGTCATACCTTGTGGAATTGTTTTAGACGCAATTACCGCCACAGGAACTTCAGCTACTTCAGCTGCTTGATCTGCAGCCATGAAGATATTCTTATTATTTGGTAATACAATTACTTTGTCAGCATTTACTTTTTCAATCGCATCTAAAATATCTTGGGTACTTGGATTCATAGTTTGACCACCAGAGATTACGTAATTTGCCCCTAGACTGCGGAATAATTTTGCTACCCCATCACCGGCTGCAATTGCAATTACTGCATACGGCATGCGAGGTTGTTTTACAGACTCTGTAGCAAATTCTTCTACTTGATGATCGTGTTCTAAAATGGTTTCATGCTGCAAACGCATATTATCCACTTTCACTTTAACTAAAGCACCAAATTTTTGACCATAATTCATGACTTCACCAGGATGTTCTGTGTGCACATGAACTTTAATGATTTCATCGTCATTCACAACCAATAATGAATCTCCTAAACCATCTAAGTAGTTACGGAAAGTTTCGTAGTCAAATTCACTATCCACGGTAGGACCTTCGCCGATATTCACCATAATTTCAGTACAATAGCCAAATTTAATGTCTTCTGTTGCTAGTTGTCCTTGAACGCTGCGATGGTGCTCAGCATTGACCATTTCATCCATTGCTGCAGGAGTTGGTTCAAAAGTTTCATCGGCTTGATATTCCCCTGTTAAAGCAGCCAAAAAACCTTCATAAACAAATAGCAATCCTTGACCGCCACTGTCGACCACGCCTACTTCTTTTAATACAGGCAATAAATCCGGTGTTTTTGCTAAAGCACGTTTCCCACCTTTAACAACTGCTTTTAAAACTTCCACGCAGTCATCTGTTTCGATTGCTTTTTTCTCGCCATACTCTGCTGCCACTCGCGCTACAGTCAAAATCGTACCTTCAACAGGCTTCATTACTGCTTTATACGCCGTTTCTACCCCGTGGGTAAATGCTTTGGCTAAATCCACTGCATTTAGTGTGACAACATCTGGAATTTGTTTGGAAAAACCACGGAACAATTGTGATAAGATAACACCGGAATTCCCCCGAGCTCCCATCAGTAATCCTTTGGCTAATATATTGGCCAATTCGCCAACATTTTCTGATGCAGAATCTAAAACAGCTTTAGCGCCACTGGTCATGGACATATTCATGTTCGTTCCGGTATCGCCATCTGGCACCGGGAAAACATTCAACGAGTTGACATATTCTGCATTAACTTGCAGACGACTAGCACCAGCCTGGACCATTTCCTGGAATTGACTTGCGCTTATTTCCGTTACTTTCACTGATAATCCTCCTTAGAATCGATCCCTCAAAAGCTGATCTCCTGCCTAATCTGGCAGTACACGTACACCTTGAACAAAAACATTAACGGAATTAGCCGTTACGCCTAACATTGTTTCCAAATTGTACTTCACTTTTTCTTGTACATTGCGAGAAACTTCCGATATTTTCGTCCCATAGCTAACGATGGTGTAAACATCCACCGCCACGCCGTTTTCTTCTTGTCGCACGATAACGCCACGGGAATAATTTTCTTTACGTAAAATTTCATTGATATTATCTTTGATTTGACTCTTGCTGGCCATGCCAACAATGCCAAATACGTCGGTAGCGGCGCCACCAACAACTGTGGCAATTACTTCGTTTGTAATCTCAATTGTGCCAGATGCAGTATTAATCTTTACAGCCATAAAAATAAGCCCCCTTAATTTAAGCTTTACAAAATGTGTTCTCTTGCATTTCGCATAATAAATGGCGAATGCAACAAAAGAGGGGCACAAATTCCCCCATTTTCTTCTATAGTATTTTATCATAGCTACCCTTTAAATAAAAGAAAGAGCTAACGGCAGTAAAAATATTCACGAAGCCTACAACGTTGTTTAATTTACATGGTTTAGCATAAAAAGTCAATATTTGCCGGCAAATTTAGCTTGCATAATTGGATCGTTTATGGTAAATTCAGTTAGTATGAGCCCTAATATGCGCTCCATAGCAAGGCAAAGGAGGAACTAGTCACATGGCAAAAGTTTGCTATTTTACAGGTCGTAAAACATCAAGTGCAAATAACCGCTCCCATGCGATGAACGCTACAAAACGTACAGTTAAACCTAACTTACAAAAAGTTCGCGTTTTAATCGATGGTAAACCTAAAAAAGTTTGGGTATCAGCTCGTGCTTTGAAATCAGGAAAAGTTGAGCGCGTTTAATTGACACTAGACTACAATACACCGTCTAAGGAAACTTAGACGGTTTTTTTGTGTCTATTTTTACAAAAAACTCGTTATTAAAAAATGATCATCTCAAAAAACATTTAGAAAATAGCAAAACGAAAAAACGCAAAAAAAGACTGGCGAAAAGCCAGTCTCTTTATAGATATGTGCCAATATTCATCATGTAATATTGAGACGAAATATGTTTTTTTAATACCCTAAAAATACTGCATTTTTTATACAGTGTCAAGACGCTTAGCCTTCAAAAACAAGAATATACCAATTCGCATATTGACTTTAGTCCCCTTTTTCAACGAAGCGTTATGAAGCGTCATGAAGTAGCTTTTAATACGGCTTTCAAATTTTAAAAGAGTTTTTTCTTTTTTCTTCAAAGCTTTCAGGCAAGTGGAGTTGTGATAAAATAGAAACAAGTTTTAACTTTAATCTAGAGAAATTTGGTGACCTAATGCAACAAGTGAAATCTTTTCTAAAGGAAAATCGTCTTTTAATGTTGGCGAGTTTCGGCCTGCCCTTTTTTATCTTGGCCTTTATTTATTTAACAATTGGGATTTATCCTGGTAGTAGCCGGAGTATTTTAGCTAGTGATGCCTTTTCACAATTTTCTAATTTCCACGCCAGTTTTCGCAATGCCATGCTTGGGAAACAGAGCTTTTTATATTCGTGGCACGCCTCTTTGGGATTGAATTACCTTTCCTTAATTTCTTATTATTTGGGCGGAGTTTTTACTCCTTTCGTATTGTTTTTTCCCAATCAGCTTATGCCAGATGCCCTCTACTTTTTAACTTTGTTAAAGGTCGGTAGCGCCGGTTTAGCTTTTTGGTTTTATGCCAAACACACTTTTGCTATTGATAAGTGGGCTCACGTTACATTGGCAGTGAGTTACGCTTTAATGTCTTTTATTATTGCTCATTCTGAAATTATTATGTGGATTGATGCCTTGATTTATCTTCCTTTAATTATTTGGGGGATTGATCGTCTTTTGTTATTACAAAAACCGCGTGTCTTATTTTTTAGCTACCTGTTACTTTTCATTTCCAGCTTTTATATGGGTTTTATGATTGGAATCTTTTCTGTTCTTTATTTTCTTGTGCGCCTTATTAGCAATTTCAAAACGAATAAATCCAAAATTCTCCCTTATGGCATAACTTCTATTTTAGCCGGCGGTGCTTCGATGATTATTATTTTACCGGCTGTTTTGGACTTGCGCACAAACGGCGAGGAGTTAACTCAAATTACCCAATTAAAAACGGAAGCGACAAATTTTTTAGATATTTTTATGAAAAATATGATTGGTGTCTATGATACGACTAAATACGGCAGTATTCCTTTCATTTATATTGGTTTACTACCTTTAACCTTCTGTTTGTTTTACTTTGTAACAAAATCAATAGCACACAAAGAAAAAATACTTTTTGCCGCTTTATTTGCAATTCTAATTGCTAGTTTTTACCTAGTACCATTGAATTTGTTCTGGCAAGGAATGCATGCCCCAAACATGTTTTTATTCCGCTACGCTTATTTATTTTCCTTTTTAGTCATCATGTTAGCCGGTTATGGTTGGGAACAATTCAAACCGGAATACTGGCCTAGACTAGTAGCCGTTCTGATTAGTCTGATGCTTTTATTTTGTTTTGCTATGGGACTTAGAGGTGATAACGAATATACTTATGTAAAATTTGGCTCTTTTGTTTTAACGATTTGCTTCTTATTGTTATATATTTTAGTTTTTACATTTACAGCCAAAGATAGCTTCACTAAAAAAACTGCGCGTATTCTATTATTAGCAGTCGTTTGTTGTGAAGCGGCTATTAATACAAATGGCATGGTGCGCGGCATTTTAAATGATTGGAATTATGCATCTCGCAGCCTCTATACAGAGCCTTATCCTGCTATTAAAAATTTAGTTGATCAAACCAAAACAAGTAATCAAACATTTTATCGGTTAGAAAACCTTGATCCTGTCTCTAGTAATGATAGCTTTAATTATGGTTATAGCGGTATCAGTATGTTTTCATCGATTCGCAATCGCCATTCTTCTAGTTATTTAGACCGTTTAGGCTTTCGCTCGAGGGGAACCAATCTAAATATCCGTTATGCGAATAATACGTTGTTGATGGATGGTTTTACGGGTATTAAATACAACTTAACCACAACCCCACTAAATAAATTTGGTTTTAAAGAAAAAGCTAAAGAAGCTGCGTACCAATTATATGAAAATGATTATGCTTTACCTCTAGCCTTTTTGACTGACGCTAGTGTTACTAAAGTTATTCAACCTGAAAATGATAATTTAACGAGTCAGACAAATTTAGTGAATGCCTTAAGTGGCGAAAATCTGCACTACTTTGATTTTTATCCATTATCGGTAGTAAAAACAGATAATACAACGGTTACAAATAATGGTAATTTCTTACGTTTAACTGAAGAAAAAGCTAATATTGCTAAAGATATCACTTGGAGCTTAACTATTCCGGCACATCGTCAAGCTTATTTAAGCCTTTATCCAGAAGATTTCGCGGAACTAGAAAGCTCTACTGTCACTATTTTAATCAACGGTCAAAAGCGCAAGACCCAAATTAACATTAGCGGCCAATATTACGATTTGGGTTATTATGATAAAGAAACTACCATTACTTTTACAGCTAGTTTTTATGGTACCAAATCGATTGGCTTACAAAATCCTCAAGTCGTTACACTAGATACTACTGCTTATGAGAAGGCTATGAAACGTCTGCAGCAAAATGGTGTACCATTAACAACGGGCAACCGTAGCGCAACTGGTAATTTTAGTGCCAAAGAAGATCAATTATTGATCACAACCATTCCTTTTGATAAAGGTTGGCAAGTTAAAATTGATGGAAAAAAAGTCCCAATTACTGCCTTTCAAGATGCTTTTCTCGCTGTTAAAGTAAAAGCCGGAAAACACAACATTACATTGCGCTATTTGCCACCAGGCTTTATTCTAGGTGTCGCCTTATTTATCAGCTGTTTAGTTCTTTTCTATTTCTTTGATCGTTTTTACCAAAAGAAAAGATAACCACTCAAAAAAACGTTGTTAAGCTGTCTAATTTAGACAACCTAACAACGTTTTTTAGTCATATTTCACTTCAACCAAATACAAACCTTCCGGGTGAGCAGTTGGTCCTGCTAGATTACGGTCTTTTGCTTTGATAATAGCGGGAATTGCATCTGCTTCTAGGCGCCCATTACCAATTTTCAATAATGTTCCTACCATGATGCGAATCATTTTGTATAAGAAACCATCCCCAGTAAAAGTGAACGTCAATTCATCACCAGCGTCATTAACCGC
The genomic region above belongs to Enterococcus saigonensis and contains:
- the recG gene encoding ATP-dependent DNA helicase RecG; protein product: MAAGLKTEVDFLKGVGPKRAQDLASLGIVTVEDLLSYYPFRYDDIKERDLTELADQEKVTLKGVVVAPAVVNRFGYKKSMLKFRMMQDHVVFNVSFFNQPYLKDKVILGEELAVYGKWDAKRKAMTGMKILGSGTDDDFAPIYHVNKSIKQKTLIDLIRQAFDLYKNQIEENLPRSLKEKYRLLDREKAMYAMHFPTDKEESHQAKRRIVFEEFFIFQMKLQSLKQVEKAAINGLAIQYDVKRLKSFIASLPFELTAAQKKVTNEICADLKSPLHMQRLLQGDVGSGKTVVAAIALYATMTAGFQGALMVPTEILAQQHMESLNQLFDPLEVSTALLTGSTKAKERRIILEQLANGEIDVVVGTHALIQEDVIFANLGLVITDEQHRFGVNQRRVLREKGLRPDVLFMTATPIPRTLAITAYGEMDVSIIDELPAGRIPIETRWVRPSQLDSVLDWSHQELKQGHQMYVICPLIEESETLDVKNATEVYEHLQAFYGQEYKVGMLHGKMKNQEKETIMTDFKENKMQILVSTTVIEVGVNVPNATVMLIIDAERFGLAQLHQLRGRVGRSAKASYCILVADPKNETGAARMKIMTETNNGFVLSEEDLKLRGPGEVFGFRQSGIPQFIAGDLVADANILEVARSEAQKVWQMKNWHVLPEYQGLVAAIKNQAETQFFD
- a CDS encoding DAK2 domain-containing protein, which encodes MKVTEISASQFQEMVQAGASRLQVNAEYVNSLNVFPVPDGDTGTNMNMSMTSGAKAVLDSASENVGELANILAKGLLMGARGNSGVILSQLFRGFSKQIPDVVTLNAVDLAKAFTHGVETAYKAVMKPVEGTILTVARVAAEYGEKKAIETDDCVEVLKAVVKGGKRALAKTPDLLPVLKEVGVVDSGGQGLLFVYEGFLAALTGEYQADETFEPTPAAMDEMVNAEHHRSVQGQLATEDIKFGYCTEIMVNIGEGPTVDSEFDYETFRNYLDGLGDSLLVVNDDEIIKVHVHTEHPGEVMNYGQKFGALVKVKVDNMRLQHETILEHDHQVEEFATESVKQPRMPYAVIAIAAGDGVAKLFRSLGANYVISGGQTMNPSTQDILDAIEKVNADKVIVLPNNKNIFMAADQAAEVAEVPVAVIASKTIPQGMTAMLSFNEQADLEANKQAMTDALADVISGSVTHAIRDTNIDGIEIHEGDFLGMVDGAIVISNSDQMKTALTTLEKMITADTEIITIIFGDETKEKDAKAIAEALLAKHEDLEVEIHEGNQPVYPYLFAAE
- a CDS encoding Asp23/Gls24 family envelope stress response protein, with amino-acid sequence MAVKINTASGTIEITNEVIATVVGGAATDVFGIVGMASKSQIKDNINEILRKENYSRGVIVRQEENGVAVDVYTIVSYGTKISEVSRNVQEKVKYNLETMLGVTANSVNVFVQGVRVLPD
- the rpmB gene encoding 50S ribosomal protein L28; its protein translation is MAKVCYFTGRKTSSANNRSHAMNATKRTVKPNLQKVRVLIDGKPKKVWVSARALKSGKVERV
- a CDS encoding YfhO family protein, with the translated sequence MQQVKSFLKENRLLMLASFGLPFFILAFIYLTIGIYPGSSRSILASDAFSQFSNFHASFRNAMLGKQSFLYSWHASLGLNYLSLISYYLGGVFTPFVLFFPNQLMPDALYFLTLLKVGSAGLAFWFYAKHTFAIDKWAHVTLAVSYALMSFIIAHSEIIMWIDALIYLPLIIWGIDRLLLLQKPRVLFFSYLLLFISSFYMGFMIGIFSVLYFLVRLISNFKTNKSKILPYGITSILAGGASMIIILPAVLDLRTNGEELTQITQLKTEATNFLDIFMKNMIGVYDTTKYGSIPFIYIGLLPLTFCLFYFVTKSIAHKEKILFAALFAILIASFYLVPLNLFWQGMHAPNMFLFRYAYLFSFLVIMLAGYGWEQFKPEYWPRLVAVLISLMLLFCFAMGLRGDNEYTYVKFGSFVLTICFLLLYILVFTFTAKDSFTKKTARILLLAVVCCEAAINTNGMVRGILNDWNYASRSLYTEPYPAIKNLVDQTKTSNQTFYRLENLDPVSSNDSFNYGYSGISMFSSIRNRHSSSYLDRLGFRSRGTNLNIRYANNTLLMDGFTGIKYNLTTTPLNKFGFKEKAKEAAYQLYENDYALPLAFLTDASVTKVIQPENDNLTSQTNLVNALSGENLHYFDFYPLSVVKTDNTTVTNNGNFLRLTEEKANIAKDITWSLTIPAHRQAYLSLYPEDFAELESSTVTILINGQKRKTQINISGQYYDLGYYDKETTITFTASFYGTKSIGLQNPQVVTLDTTAYEKAMKRLQQNGVPLTTGNRSATGNFSAKEDQLLITTIPFDKGWQVKIDGKKVPITAFQDAFLAVKVKAGKHNITLRYLPPGFILGVALFISCLVLFYFFDRFYQKKR